The Deltaproteobacteria bacterium sequence TTGATGAGAATGATTTTGCCGATAATAGCTTGCATTTTACGCATCTTTGGCTCTACTAATGCTCCACCTCTATATGGTGGAGCAACTATTACTTCCGATTGCTCAATTTCATAATTAAAAGGAACATCAGCATCACTTATACTTATGCGATTGCCATAATATGGTAATAAATTGGGCACTAAAAATTCTCCACTAGCATCAGTTTGACCAATAATTTGATTGTCTAGTAATACGGAGACATCGGGTGTTTTTGGTAAACGTACTAATGCAAAACTATTACTTATTGGTCTGCTGGCTTTAAGCGACCCGTCAAGCCAAACTAAAGAACCAGTTGCACTTACACTGCCGGTGTTCTGTGCACCATACTCATTATGGATACCATCATAGCTAGCTTCATAGCGTCCATAATCCCATTGATACTGCATTAACGCCCGTGCGGCACCACCACCAGCGTTAAATGTTTGTAATTCAGAGCGGTAACCGATGCCTTCATTAGGAGGTAAGGGTTTTTGCATTTGAAAAGTTGTAGTGGCATTTGCACCAGTTTGATGTGATACCGCGGCGCTAGTCGATTGCGGCATTGTGTAAGTCAAGCCTATAAAAGCAGAGGTAGTAGTTGAATTATCTTCAATTGTTAAATCTGTTGTTAAAAAGAAACTTAACGCACCAAGCTGCCAATTAGTATTAACCGAAAATTGATGTGTGGCGGTATGGTTCTGATGCACACCTAAATCATAATGTAGTGACAAACCTACACCAAAAGGTAATGGTAATGAAATAAAAGCTGCAGCATCGATAGGTAATTTTTCAATTTCAGTCGATGAATTAAGGCTGGTGTAAGCATTGTTTTGCACTTGTAGCGAGCCGCCAAAACTAAGATATCGACTAGAGTTAGTATAGATTAACGCTCCGGCAGAACCAGTGCGGTTTTCACTAAAACTCATGGCGCCTGCAAGCTCTAATTCACCAATAGGTAAACCCAAGCTAATGGTAGGACCAAAATTAGTTTGCCATGGTGTGGCATCAGTGCGACCACCAACCGTCAACCAATCATTAACACCTGTGCGGTAATATCCAAGAACTACAGCTTTACCATAGTCAAAACTTTTTTGGGTGTTTTCGCGTAGGACCCCTAGATTGACCGAAAATTCCGTAATATCTGGCGATAATAAAGATGCTGCAAAATAATAAGGCGAAATTATTTCACGACTTTCGCCAAAAGCATCACGCATAATTACTTCTACCGAACCTCGACCTACTGGTGTTGGAATATTTTCAATATTAAAAGGTCCTGGCGGCAATTGTTCACGCCGCAGAAATATCCCATTACGATAAATTTCAATAGTTGCTGGGGTTAATACTGAACCTGAAATACCATGTCCTGGTTGCCGTAAAAAATAGGGGTCAAGAGCAAAATTACGTGCAACGCTAATACCCGCAAATTGTGCGCTACTACCTAAAAGTCCGGTACTAGCTTGCGCGTCACCAAGAGTCCAGCGCGTTAGATTTTCTGTGTCATCATAAACAAAATAACTTGGTCCGCGAACAAATTCACCTAAAGTAGTACGTCTGACGCTGTTATAAAGTAGTCCCCAAGGTGAATTAAATGCCAACTCAGAAAACCCACTAAAATCGGTACTATTGCTCCAATCAATAGCATAATTTAATAATAGACTGTTATCACGTGGATATTGGATATCCTTGGGTCGATTAGACCTCATGCTAATAGTCGTCGGTGCAAAAAAATCAGGGGCAGCAGTTAAGCTTAAACTAAGTGTTTGCTCGTCAAAGGTATAAGTTATTTTTGGCGCTAACGATTTTAACAACACCATGTCTTCGCCATAAAAAATATTATAAGTACCTTTGGTTTCTTTAATGCCTGCAGCAAGTAAGTCATTAACTCGCAAATAAATATCCTTATTAAGTAAATAGATTAACACTTCACCCTTGGGTACTGAATTTACCGACATTGGTACTACTATGGGTAAGGGTAACATAGTGGGATCTTCAGGTAGATCAGAGATGGCTAATGCTGGCAGACTAATAAAGAAGATAAATATAAATACAGTTCGTTGATGCCGCGCCAAGAGTCGGAATATAAAATAAAAATAACGTGCTAAAGCACCTATTTTAAGGCCCACATACATTTACTGGGAGATCCATGCTCTTGGTCACTGTAGTAAAATCGGTTTCAATGTTTAAATTTAATGCTTTGCTATTTTTACATTCATCTGCAGTTAATTCCACATTGTAGATTCTTTGGCCGCCTGAAAGGACATACCAACCATCAAAGCTTTGCTCCTTTATTATGGAGCCTTTGGTATTAGTGATCGAGTAATTAATTTTACGTAAAGAAAAATGCACATTACCTGTATTTAATATGGCAAAACTCACCTGGTGTTTAGCTAGCACTATTTTTTCGATACTGACACTATGTTTAGCGGTGCCCTGATGAATAAAAATTGGGATACCCAGCTCGGTTAATATTCTTAACTGATTACCTTCAGCAGTATTTTTGTCTTTATTATCTGGCGGTAGTTCAGTGACAAATATGCGATATGATTTTTCTATATCACTAGCTTTCACTCTTGTACCCACACGGATATTTCTTTTCTCTTTAGGTTGAAGCATTAATAAGGTTGGAAAGAAAACAATATCCTGTGTAGGTTTTAATACCATTTCACCATTGTTTTTCTGATCCCAAGAAAACCCACGTACCTGCAAACGCAGGGTTTCAGCACTATCATTAGTTATCATTAATAAAGTGCTTGAGGTATCTGACGATAGTGTGACTTGCACCGGTTTGACACTAAATGTGCTTGCAAGTGCAGGGTTAGTTATAAGGAGTAAGTAAGCGGTCAGGATGGGGTAGAGGCAGCGCATGCATAGATTGTAAAGCAAGGTGCCTTGAGGGTCTAATTATTGTTCTTAGAAGTTTACAGTAGCTACTACGGTATCATTGTATGAGCCGGCTGGTACATCTTGACCGGCGCTAACGCGACCGTAAACCGTAAAGGGGCGAGGGGCGCTACTGGGTGCTGGAGCTGGAGTTAGCAAATCAGGAGCCGCATCACCCCATGAAGTCGTTCTGCCTGCATCTTGGTAAAGGTCATATTCTAAATAACCAGTGCCACCGTCATTCATCCGTCGTTGGGTACCAGAAGCATTGACGCCAAGACCAAGACCTATTGTTGTCGTTGCTCCTTGGGTACAGGTCACAGTCACAGTGCCAGTTGCATCTAGGTCGACGGCCGCGTTAGCGACGATAGGATCGTAGGTGCCAAATGCCAGCGCTGCGGTGGTGATACTGCAATTATTAACTACTACAGCGCTAACATCGAGGTTGGCAGTAGCAGTAGCAGCCAAAGCTGACGAAGAAATCGCAGTTAAAAAAGCGATGGTTACTAAACTAATTTTGAATGATTTTGCCATTTCCGTGCTCCAGTCTAACGCATCCGCAATGCGTGTGTTTTCTTGGATAAATAGTAGAGCATTTTTGGTGCCAACTATTAAAATGGTGTTTGGCACTTTTTACATACGAAAAAGTATAATAAAAACAAGGTATTATAATATTGCAGGTGGTAGCTATGGTTACATTAACTATGCATATTTTACATAGTTGCGTGTCGATATTCACGCATTTTTAAGGTATTTAAGCAAAATATTCATGCTGATATTATACACCGACATACATGACATGCTTAATAATTATTCTAAATGTGTTGAATGCACGGAGATGTTTAATAATTTTAGAGAATGGATGGATTAGAAATTCAAAGTAGTGATTACTGTCGAAGCTGGGGTATTCGAAGCTAGAAGATAATCAGTATCGGTTGAAGTACTAGCTAACATAACGCGTGAGACGTGGATTGCATTTTGGT is a genomic window containing:
- a CDS encoding fimbrial biogenesis outer membrane usher protein — protein: MYVGLKIGALARYFYFIFRLLARHQRTVFIFIFFISLPALAISDLPEDPTMLPLPIVVPMSVNSVPKGEVLIYLLNKDIYLRVNDLLAAGIKETKGTYNIFYGEDMVLLKSLAPKITYTFDEQTLSLSLTAAPDFFAPTTISMRSNRPKDIQYPRDNSLLLNYAIDWSNSTDFSGFSELAFNSPWGLLYNSVRRTTLGEFVRGPSYFVYDDTENLTRWTLGDAQASTGLLGSSAQFAGISVARNFALDPYFLRQPGHGISGSVLTPATIEIYRNGIFLRREQLPPGPFNIENIPTPVGRGSVEVIMRDAFGESREIISPYYFAASLLSPDITEFSVNLGVLRENTQKSFDYGKAVVLGYYRTGVNDWLTVGGRTDATPWQTNFGPTISLGLPIGELELAGAMSFSENRTGSAGALIYTNSSRYLSFGGSLQVQNNAYTSLNSSTEIEKLPIDAAAFISLPLPFGVGLSLHYDLGVHQNHTATHQFSVNTNWQLGALSFFLTTDLTIEDNSTTTSAFIGLTYTMPQSTSAAVSHQTGANATTTFQMQKPLPPNEGIGYRSELQTFNAGGGAARALMQYQWDYGRYEASYDGIHNEYGAQNTGSVSATGSLVWLDGSLKASRPISNSFALVRLPKTPDVSVLLDNQIIGQTDASGEFLVPNLLPYYGNRISISDADVPFNYEIEQSEVIVAPPYRGGALVEPKMRKMQAIIGKIILIKDDEILQPNYGDLTIATNNGIMTSPLGANAEFYFENLRSGTYQATIYYSGTNCIFALVVPQKDEQFIDLGVVKCIAISE
- a CDS encoding spore coat protein U domain-containing protein produces the protein MAKSFKISLVTIAFLTAISSSALAATATANLDVSAVVVNNCSITTAALAFGTYDPIVANAAVDLDATGTVTVTCTQGATTTIGLGLGVNASGTQRRMNDGGTGYLEYDLYQDAGRTTSWGDAAPDLLTPAPAPSSAPRPFTVYGRVSAGQDVPAGSYNDTVVATVNF
- a CDS encoding fimbria/pilus periplasmic chaperone → MQVTLSSDTSSTLLMITNDSAETLRLQVRGFSWDQKNNGEMVLKPTQDIVFFPTLLMLQPKEKRNIRVGTRVKASDIEKSYRIFVTELPPDNKDKNTAEGNQLRILTELGIPIFIHQGTAKHSVSIEKIVLAKHQVSFAILNTGNVHFSLRKINYSITNTKGSIIKEQSFDGWYVLSGGQRIYNVELTADECKNSKALNLNIETDFTTVTKSMDLPVNVCGP